A segment of the Methanothermobacter tenebrarum genome:
CGGAACCTACTACAAAAAGAACTTTTATACATATGGGAGAAAACAAATGAAACTATAATATTTGTAACACATAATGTGGATGAAGCAGTATTCCTAGCAGATAGAATAGTGGTTTTAAGCGCAAGACCTGGTAGAATACTGCGAACATTTAAAGTTGAAATAGATAGGATAAGAGACAGGCTAAGTAAAGACTTCCTAACCCTAAGGGGTGAAATACTCAAAATACTCGAAAAAGAAGTCAAACTAAGGTGATAGGATGGACCAGAAGATGGTAATAGTAGGTGTAGGCACTCTATTAATAGGGATGATAATAGGATGGGCCCTGGGCATTTCATCAACACAAAACCTAGTCCTTAACATAACCAACAATTCAAGTGACCAACCGGTAGACGAACCAAGCGTCACACAACCAACACAACCAACGGGAGGATATCCGGGAAATGAAACAGGTACACCATCCCCAGATAATCAAATACCATCCCCGTCACAGGATGAAACACCCCCAAGTAACACTTCACAATGATCCTAAAAATAGACCTTAGAGGGGGATGCGAGGAAATGAAAGTTAACGATTGGTGCATGTATTGCGGAGAATGTGCGGGAGTATGCCCCAGAAACCTCATAGAAGTTAAAGAAACATCCATAATTTTCTCAAAGGAAGAATGTAAAGATTGCAGACTCTGTATGCAAGTATGTCCTATAGGGGCTCTTGAACCAGAGGAGTGATAAAAGATGATCAAAACAGACGTGCTTGTAATAGGCGCCGGACCAGCCGGTTCAACCGCGGCTAAACACGCAGCCCTTGGAGGCGCTGATGTAATCCTAGTAGATAAGAAGTCTGAGATAGGCGCCCCTAAACGTTGTGCAGAGGGGGTTTCAATGGGAGGTCTCGAATCCCTAGGGATAAAACCCAACCCCCAATGGATAACAAGGAAAATAGAGGGTGTGCGCCTCGTATCACCCAACGGTACCAGTGTATGGTTAACATCCGATACGGTAGAACTCCCAGAGGCCGGATACATACTAGAAAGGAAAGTTTTTGACAAGCACATGGCAATGGACGCTGCCAGGGCCGGTTCAAGGATAATGATAAAAACCCTCGCAAGGAGCCTCCAACAAGAAGATGATGGTTACATTGTAAACCTTGAGACAATGGGGGAGGAATTCCAGATAAAAGCGAACATAATTATAGCAGCTGACGGGCCCGAATCAAGGGTTGCAAGGTGGGCTGGTCTCAACACAGCCACTAAACCAAAGGACATGGAATCAGCAGCGCAGTTCGAGATGGTGGGGGTTGAAATGGAGGATAATCATTGCATAGAATTCTATTTCGGGGGCGTCGCCCCTGGAGGTTATGCTTGGATATTCCCAAAGGGGGATGATATAGCCAATGTCGGACTCGGTGTCCTTTCAACCAAAACCAGTAAGAGTGCATATGAGCACCTACTAGAATTTGTGGAGGATTGTCCAGCCACCAAGAACGCTCAACCAGTTGAATTAAATATAGGAGGGGACCCAGTAGGTGGAATGCCAAAGAAACTAGTAACTGATGGTTTAATGGTTGTGGGTGATGCTGCAGGTCAAGTTAACCCACTCACGGGTGGGGGTATAATATCTGGGATGACAGGTGGCATGTTGGCAGGTAAAGTTGCAGCCAAGGCCATAGAAGATGATGACACCTCAAAGGAAAGGCTTAGGGAGTATGAGAAGCTGTGCCATGAAAGTATAGGTAAGGAGATCAGTAAGTATCTTAAGGTGAAAGATTACATGTTAAGTCTCAGTGATGAGGAACTTGACTCAATTGCAGAAGCTTTTAAGGATGTGGAATTTGAGAAGATAAGCACAACAGAACTTGTTAAAAAGTTGGTGAAGGTTTCGCCAAGAGCCCTCCTAAAACTTGGAAAATTATTTTAGAAAAAGTAGGATGATTATACACGCCAGATAAAAGACCGATAACATCCTATGATATGTTATATCCGCTATTGTGAGCATTTTCTCTCTGTCTGTTATATTGGAGAGATATAATGGTATTGTCGCTATAAAGGATGGTAATATTACTATTAGGATCTGTGAAAGGCTGATATCATGACTAATATATGCATAATATAAGAGTAGGAAAAATATTATGGATACTATGGTTGTTTCTTTAAGTTTCTCCTTATACATGAGATATGTTCCCAGTCCCGCTATAAACATTAGAATGTAAATGCTGATTGGGATAATAGAGAGACCCCCTAATAATATGCTTGCGGAAGCTAATCTCAGAATATTGTTAGTGGCTGTGCTATTCAATGGTGCGATAGGGGTTTCCTTCAACCTCAGAGGGGGCAGAGTATACAATAGTTGATTTAAGACCATCAGGAGGAGTATTATAGTGAAGAGCGGGTTTAAAAAATTTGAAAGCACCAATGAGAATAGTATCAATGCTGATATAAATAATACAACCATCCCTGGTCTTATATCCTCTCTTATGAATGGTCTGTTAAATTTTAACTTGTCCCTTTTATCAACCTCAATATCTGTGAGATCATTAAGGGAATAAAGTCCTCCCCAGAGTATTGATACAATAACAAGCCCTAAGAGGAATTCTAGTGGACTGAAAACCAGATTATACTTATGGGCATAGGTAAGAGCCAGAAGATACATGTGAATATTTTTAGCCGTCCAAGTGATCCTAGTTGACCTTAAAAGAGCCTTTAACATTATATCACCCAATGCCCAGGGGGCAGCGAAAACCTCTCTTTTTTAACCTTTCAACTTGTCTAGTATGTAGCGGGGTCTGCAACCATAAACTTCAATATATTTTTTTATTCTCTCCTCTTCAACGTCTAAGTGTGCCTTCACGATCTTGATGGTCTCTTTTGGCGTGTATTCTATCCTCACTACTGTGAATATCATTCCCAAGATTTTTGCGAGTATTCTTGAAAGTATGGGGATGTCTGTGAAAATATCATATTTTCTATCTCCCAGTTTTAGTCGCCATGCTGTCTGGAATATGATGTTAAGATTCTTAAACTTCTCCTTATATTTTAGGTATTCTTTAATGCAGAGCAAATAGAAGTATGGGGTTCTCTTTGATTTTAGGGTCCATTCGCTGAAACCATGAACACCATCTTTTAGAAAGTGGCTATCATGGAATTTATCAGCGAACAGAATAGCATCAAAGTCTGAAAGGCGCCTATAAGCTTCATGTTTCTCTTTAACGTTCAATGACCTCTTGGTGTTATCTATTATGGTCTCGAAGACTTCCTGTGGGGTTGCTGACAAATCCTTAAGGTCGCATTCTACATTATATACTTTGAGTCCAAGTTCATCTATGGCCTGGTAAATGTTAGCTGATTTACCAGTGCCGGGGGTGCCTATAACATGTATTATATTCCCTTTTTTATACTTCAAATCCTCTAAGACGTTTTTAAGTTTAAGGTAAGCTTGGGTTTCTACAAAAATTCTATTGTCTGAGGGCACATTTATTTTATGATCCATCACTATCATATAACTAATAATAAGATAATATATATGGGGGTGTAATTGTTGAAGATTAGAAGTAGTGCATTTAATGATGGAGAGAGAATACCAAAAAAGTATACTTGCGATGGTGAAGATGTTTCACCACCACTCACTTGGGAGGACGTGCCTGGGGAGACTGTCACACTCACCATAATATCTGATGATCCGGATGCACCATCCAAAACTTGGACGCACTGGCTGATATTCAACATACCACCAGAGCTTAACGGCCTCCCAGAGAATGTTGAGAAAGTTGGAGAATTGGAAAATGGGATCATGCAAGGATTTAATGACTTTGGACGTATAGGATATGGTGGTCCATGCCCACCATCTGGCGTGCACAGATACTTCTTCAAATTATACGCACTTGACACAAGACTCAACCTTGAACCTGGAACATCCAAGGAAGAACTTCTAAAGGCTATGGAAGGACATATAATCGAAAAAGCAGAAATGATAGGATTATATTCAAGGGATTAGACAATCGATGGTTTATATTCTGTTGGGTACTCTCAGTTTTGGTGGTAGTGCTTTGATTTTTGCAGGGGCTCCTATAGCAAGTGACCATGGTGGAACGTTCCTTGTTACAACGGCACCAGCAGCTACTATAGCCCCTTCTCCAACCTCAATATTTGAGAGAAAAGTCGTGTTAGCGCCTATGGACGCCCCCTTCCTTATTATAGGGCCTCTGAGTTTATATTTAACCCTTACGGGGTATCTGTCATTGGTGAAACAAGCGCATGGTCCTATGAAGACATTATCCTCGATATAACTTTTTTTCGGCAAGTAAACATTGGATTGTATGCTCACATTATCCCCGATCTTGGAATGTCCCTCTATGACAGTATTAGTACCTATAAGGACATCATCTCCAATTGTTGTTTTCTCCCGGATCAATACATTATGGCCTGTGCGTAGATTGTCTCCAATGGTCACATCATTATAAATAACAGTATTAGATCTTATAAGGGGGTTTTTACCTATAATCGGGGGCTTGCTGAACTTCTTATAACCATAACCTATTATTATATTCTCTGTCTCCCTTTTACGGATCCATTCTTCCTCCCTATCCCCGAAAAGAAGGCTTCTAATATCTGGCATTACAATTTCACCCATTCTTTCCAATAAAACCTAGTGGCACCCCAAGTATCTGGGATCCGATTTATTACCTATCATCCCCTTATTATATTATATGGAGTCCTCATATTTAAAGAAGATGATAGAAGAACTTAGAGAAGAGATAGGCCATGAAAGGGTTGATGTAAACATCAAGGAGGCCATTTTTAACAAGAGAAAAGATGAACTCATCATAATAGCCCCTGACAGGTCAGATAAATCCGCTATAATAGGAAAGGGTGGATGGGTTGCGGGTAGGCTTAAAGAAGCCCTTGGAGTTGGCAGAGTCCATGTTGAAGCCTATACCGATATAATCCTGAAAAAGTATAGGATAAAACTTTCACTAGATAAAATAGAGTCCTTAATAAAAAAGGGAATATTCCCAGACCAATTAAAGGTTTTCAGGGATCTTCTCCAAGAAAGGCTGGATAAGATCCCAGAATTCGATCTCTTGGAGTATAAAATTGAGGACTTGAAAGGAGAGGCTATAGTAGCATTATCTGGTGGAGTTGACAGCAGCTTTTCCACAATAATCGCAAAAAACCTCGGTTTTGAAATAAAAGCCGTGACAGTAGACCCTGGGAGCATAATATTACCAAGACATGTTAAAGAAAACATAAAAAGACTATCCAAGACATTGAAAATAGAACACGAATATATTAAGGCCGATTTTTCAGATATTATAAAAGAGGCCCTTGAGGGGAAATTCCACCCATGTGGAAGATGCTCCAAGAGGATAAATGATAAAATATTAGATTATGCAAGGGATCAGAATATTAAAATTGTAATATTCGGCGATTTACTACCCACATCATCCCAGGCTGTAAATCTGGGAGATGATATTCTGAGGCTGAACCTCCCAGCACTCCTCGCAGCATCTAAACAAGAAGTAAAAAGGGTAGTCTCGCAATTCAATATCAGAGGATACGAAGTTTTTGGGTGCCCCCTCCTCGGAGAAGTGCATAAAAAATTCCCACACCTCAGACGATACTCAATACAGAGGATACTAAGGGAGACACGCGCCGGAATATTAGAACCTGGAGAGGCGCTAACCCTTATCCTAGGCCTATTCAAAGAACTTTAATATACCATAGACAATCAAGAAGATACCCACGAGATAACCTACAAGATAAGGGTATATGATCATTAATATGCCTATAATTATTGCAAGAATTCCTATTACGCGGGGGTCAGTTTTCGCTTCCATACAATATGATAAGATAATAGGATATATATATAGATTATGATGAGGTTATTGATTTAAGCTCATTTTTAATATAGGTTTTCAATTTTTTGATAGACTCCTCCACCATCCTCGGGGAAGGACCCCCTGGGACATTCCGCGCCTTGACATTTTCCATGGGGTCAATGACTCTTCTTATAATATCATTATCTAATCTGAGTTTTTCCCCGGTGACCTCCTCACTAATCTTGTCCAGTAGGATAGTATCAACATCTAATAGACTTAAACCTTCATTTATAAGATGGTTGATGAGGCGTCCCACTATTTGATGAGCTGTCCTAAAAGGGATTTTCCTCTCTTTCACAATAGCATCTGCAAGGTCTGTTGCCGTGGCGAAATTGGAAATCGCAAGTTCGAAACCCCTCTCCTTGTCCACTTTAACCGTCGATAACATCCTCCTAACTATATGGATCATGTCATAGCATGTCTCAACAGCATCCCAAAGATGTGGTGTGACCTCTTGAAGATCACGATTATATGTATATGGTAGACCCTTTAAGATCCCAAGGACGCCCATAAGATTACTATAAATGTTTGATGTTCTGGCCCTAGCTATCTCAGCAACATCCGGATTCTTTTTCTGGGGCATTATAGATGATGTTGATGAGAATTCATCAGCCAATTCTATCAAATTGAACTCATAGGTGCTCCAGAGTATTATCTCTTCACAGATCCTGCTCAAGTTCGCGGCTATCATTGAAAGGTCGAATATGGTCTCTGCTATGAAGTCTCGGCTACTTACAGCATCCATTGAATTTTCCATGTAATCACTGAATCCTAGTAATCTTGTTGTAAGTTTTCTATTTATTGGGAAGCTAGTTGTTGTCAAGGCCGCGGAACCCAAAGGGTTAACGTCGACTCGACTATAAGTGTCCTTTAGACGTTCATAATCTCTTTTAAATGCATGGGCATATGCGAGTAAGTGGTGTGCGAATGTGGTGACCTGGGCGTGTTGAAGGTGTGTGTAACCTACTATGATTGTCTCTTTATGGTCTTCAGCCATCTTAACTAAAAGTTGCATGAAATGTAAGAGTTCTTTTTGTATTTCTCGTATTTTTTCTTTGAGGGCGAGTCTGAGGTCTGTTGCTACTTGGTCGTTTCTTGATTTCCCTGTGTGCATGAAACCGGCTTCTTCCCCCACCCTTTCCGTGACATATTCTTCTATGGCCATGTGGATATCTTCGATTGATGGATCCAAATTGAGAGCTTCTATACCCTCTTTTTCAAGTTCTTCTAGGACTTTTATTATCCTATTGGCGGTTTTTTCGCTGATTATCCTCTCTTGGGCTAGCATCCTGGTGTGGGCTATGTTACATTTTATATCGGCGTGGAATATGTGGTGGTCGAATTCTAGGGATGATGTGAATTTGGCAGCTTCTTCATCCATCCTTTTTTGCAGTCTGCCGCCTCTAAGGTTCAATTATCCTCCATCCTCTACCTGTTCTTCCATTGGGTGTACCCACATTTTCCACACGCGTATCTGTCCCCATGGTCGGCCATGAAAACTCCGCTTGAACATCTGGGACAGAATGGGTTTTTCCTCTTGATCTTATCCTCTTTGACTTCATATAATTTATATTTGCTCATTCTTCTCCCTCGGTTTCCATTTTCTCCTCTAGGTTCTTTTCTATGACATGTTTCTGTTCGATCTCTTCTAGTGCTTTTTTGTCCTGGTAGAGTTTAGCATATCCTTTGGCTTTGCCTTCTCCAAAGTATGGTTTTAGGGCGTCTACAACAAGGAGATCCTTATCAGAGTTTAGCATGGCGACTAGTTTCTTTTTAACTTCGAGTATTTTTGGTGTTGGCTCTCCATGATATAAGCATTCAAATTTTATCTCAGTCCTTGAAAGGAGCGGGTTTTCCTTTTCATCTGTTATTTTGATCTCCATCTGCTCTTACCTCCTTGAATTCTCTAATTATATTTTCTGCTTTTTGCTTCATCTTTTCTGCTTTGATTAGGACAACACCCTCATTGGGTTGTCCATATAATATAATAGCATCTGCTGGTGCTAATATGATTGATGGTAAAACTGCAAGGTCCTCCTCGCCATCTACTATGATAAGGAAATTATCCCCAGATTTGATAGCCTTTTTTATAGTTGTCCAGAGTTCATCTGTTATGGTTCCAGGGGGATTTTCACATTTTAGGATTTTAGCATCATATCTAATCTTGTAATTTGAGGCTTTCCTCTGAACCCGATTATCTATTATAGCTAAGCGGGGTTTTAAACCTGCCTGGAGTAGTCTATGTGTTGTAACATCACCCACTGAGATTATAAATGCACCCTCTGGTATGGGCGCCTCCATGGGTGAAGGGTATAATCTCCCAAGAGGTTCCTTTAATTTTCTCCTTAATCTCCTTGGTAGGATTAACACTTTATCTGACCCTCAGCGCATATTCACCAGGTTTGTTAATTGATAATTCCTTGGCTATCCGGGACTTTTCAGGGTTGATTATGATTAGCACTCCACTCCAATTAGTGGATGTTAATCCTCCACAATCTGGGCAACGTTCTTCTTCTGTAATCCTCTTACATTTAGTGCAAGCTTTGAGTGTCATTTTTTACTCTTCCTCTTCTCCTCTTCAATCCATTCAAGCCTTCCAAGTCCTGGCTGTCTCATGGTGAGGCCTATCTTTATCTTCCCTTCTTCTTTAAGGCTTAATGAGACTATCCTGGCCCTTACACGGTTGCCTTCTTCGAGTCTCCTGTTAGTCTCTTTACCGACTAGGACGCGCTTCTTGGCATCATATGTTATGAAATCATCTGTAACCTGTGAAACATGGACTAGACCATCCATGGGTCCTATCCTGACGAATGCACCGAATTCCGCTATCTCGATCACTTCACCCTCTACTACTTCCTGGAGTTCAGGTTTGAAGAAGAGTGCGTTGAATGTTACTTCATGGTAGGCGGCCCCGTCACCCATTATAACCTTGCCTACTCCTATGTTTTCTATGTCTATTACTGTGAGCATCTGTCCAAGTTTCTTATCTATTTTACCTACATAGGTTTCGTTGAGTATGTCAAATGTAACCTCCTCTAGGGGCTCTTCAAACCGGTGTGGTGGTATTCTAACCGTGTCTATGATTTTTGTCTTATAGTACAAGGTATCCCCCTATCCAAAACTTTATTCTGGGTATTTTTCTTTATATAATTCTACTGAGTGGGTGACCGCATCTAATGCTTTTTGCCGGCCTTCCCATCCTATTATCTCGGTATTTTTATCTTCGAGTTTCTTGTATTCCTCGAAGAAGTGGGCTATCTCTTTTAGAATGTGTGGGTGGATGTCACTGATATCATTCACGTCATTATAATGGGGGTCTTTGACTGGTACTGCGAGTATCTTATCGTCCTGGTCGCCGCTGTCAATCATCTTCATCAGTCCTATTGGCCTTGATTCGATGATGCAACCAGGGAATGTAGCCTCGTCTATGAGTACGAGGATGTCCATCGGATCCCCGTCGTCGTATAGTGTCTGTGGTATTATACCATAATCTGCAGGGTAGAAGAATGGTGAATATAATACCCTGTCGAGTGAAAAGGCTTCTAGGTCCTTGTCATACTCGTACTTGTTCCTTGAACCCTTCGGTATTTCGATTATGGCATATACAACCTCGGGGATTGATGGCCCCGGTTTAATATCCTTCCAGAGATTCATATTCTACTCCTCCCATTATCCATTTTTTTATGTGATGTATCCGTTGATGGTGAGATATTTTTTCTGTCGTAGGTAAATGACTGGCACGCCTTTTCTGCGCGCCTTTTTTCTAAGTTCTTTATCATTTGTGCATAGTATATCTGATAAGCGTATTAGCGCATCATCCACGCTTTCACCCTCATTCAGGGGGAGGTTGACGATTTTGAAAGGTCCTGTTTTCGCTAATTTGAGGGCTATTCGCGCGGCGATCCTATCCTTCCCCTTGGATTTCATTTTAATCTTTTTGAGTTCGTCTATTACGAATGATGGGATGATAAATTCGCCATTGGGTGCTATTTTCTCCAGTTCAGAGATGATATCAACCTTGAACTGGAATGGTATCATAAAAAATTTGTGTCGATGATGATCCTATTTGATGATACCATATCCTATCAGCCTCCATCTTGCACCTACCCGCCTTGATAATGCTATTCGCTGACCATCCTCTGCGCAGGCTGGTAACTTTAATGTGATATCAGCATCGTTTTCCCTCGCAGAGGTTACAATACCTACTGTGGTTGTTGTCCCCACGTTGATCATAAGGGGTTCATTTGTCCTTATAGGTTCAACCTTTGCCTCTTCCTCTGTGCCAACGATCCTCTCTAATAGGTGTGTTTCAATGGTGAGATTGTGTCTAACAGGTGGTAGTGTGTCTGGTTCGCCCACCACTGAACCTGATAGGGAATCTGCTTTTGTAAGTGATGGATCTAATTTTGTACCCACACCTACAAGGCCTCCTGGTCCAACTTCTTCCATTGGCTCCCCACCTGCAACTAACCCGACTATCTCTGAATAGAGGCTGTTCCATGATGCTCTACCATCCTTTTTGACTTGTATTCCAGGTTTTATCTCTATTTCGTCCCCGACCCGGAATTTGCCCTGTATCAGTGATCCGCCGATAACCCCACCCTTTAATTGGTCCGGGGTGGCTCCTGGCTTGTTTATATCAAAAGAACGGGCTACGTACATCCTAGCCGGTTTTTTAAGATCCCTTTTAGGCGTTTTAATATTTTCTTCTATTGCCTGGATTAATATGTCGATGTTAGCCCCTTGTTGGGCTGATACGGGTATTATCGGCGCATCAGCTGCACATGTGCCCTTCACGAACTCTTTGATCTCCTTATAATTTTCTATGGCCCTTTCCTTTGATACTATGTCTATCTTGTTCTGGACTACGATAACATCTTTAACTCCTATGACATCGAGGGCCATGAGATGTTCCTTTGTCTGTGGTTGGGGACAAGGTTCATTAGCTGCTATTACGAGTATTGCACCGTCCATGATAGCGGCGCCGGATAACATTGTCGCCATGAGTGTTTCATGGCCTGGAGCATCTACGAATGATACTTTCCTTAAAAATTCTGTCTCGGAACCGCAGTATTCACATTTTTCCTTTGTTGTGTAGGATTGGGGTGGTGGACAATTGGGACACTTCCTAAAGGTTATATCCGCGTATCCTAGGCGGATGGATATTCCCCTTTTAGTCTCCTCGCTATGGGTGTCTGTCCACACCCCTGATAGAGCCTTTGTGAGTGTTGTCTTCCCATGATCGACGTGCCCTACAAGGCCAATATTTATCTCGGATTGTTTTTTCACAAGGATACACCTATAAGTTTTTTTATTCTTCCTCTGAACTTATAAGTTCTTCTAGGGGTTTATCACCCCTTTTAGTTACTACGGTATTTATTTGAACGATATCCTCGGATATAACGTTACCCCTTAAGGTTTTGCGTCTTCTTTCACCCTTGCGCTTTGGCTTGTAACCTGGGCCGGCCGAGACTAGACTTCTAACCCGTCTGGGGCCTGGTATATCCTTTCTCATTGGGAAACCGTCTTTATCGCTTCCACCGGTTATTTTTAACTTGTAACCTTTTAGTCCGATTATTGAACCTTCGAATTCGTCCCCTATTGCGAGTCCTATGAGTTTTCTCTCCTGTGAGGGGTCTGTTTCCATTTGGATGCTTTTTTCTTTATCGGAGATTACTATTTTGAAAGGCACTGTAATCTTCCCTCCCATAACTATTTTTGGATCCCCCATGTTGGGTCCATTTTCCTTTTGATTTCAGCTATTTCTTGGAGCGTATCATATTCGTCTTCTGTAAGATCGTTTTTGAGTTTGTCTATGAGGATTCTATAGTGTTTCTCTGGGATGTCAACGTAGAGTATGTCACCTTCATGGACGTTCCTCCCGAATATGGCGTCACTTATTGCCATTGCTAATTTCTGCCCGACTTTAGCGGATTTTCTGCTTTCGCCCTTGTCTTGCATGCTAGCTACTCTACCAAGGGATTTGCCTTCACTTGTCATAAGGGGGTAGCCTTGTTTTATGGTTCCGGCGAGAACTTCTATACCTGCTATGGCTGGTTTGCTCTGTCTAAACACTAACTTGGGTATTATTCTGATCTTAGCAGGTCTTATGATGGTCTCCATCCATTTTTTCTTCCTTTTCTCCTTGATTTCCTCCATCCAGTCCTCGTATTCTTCCATTAATTTGTAGATTACATTCCCCTGGAATAGTTTTATCTTTGAAGCTTTGATTTCTTCCATGGCAGAGGGTAGAACTTTTACATTGAAGGCTATTATAACACCATAGAGTTCGTTTTCTTGTTTTGCGATCTGTGCATTGACAACGTCTTTCCTTGAAACATCACCTATATCAGCAATTTTTATAGGCACTTTGATATCTTCTAGGAGCTTTATCATGGCTTCAAGGGAACCTAGAGTGTCGGCTTTGACGATTATGCCTTCATCTTTTGTGGCTATCTTAACATCCTCTATCTCTTTTTGTAGTTCATCCTTTATAGATTTTATATCATCTCGTATAACCCTCAGGGGCGAGCCAGGGATAACATCATCTATATTCGGGGCTACTATTTTTATACCCGCGGCCGCCACAACCTCATCTACTTTCTGGAATCTTCTCCGGGTTTCTCTCATCTCTTCAAGGGGTCTTGGCTTTAGTAGTGATCTTATCCTCGTTATTATAATATCATCTACGGTTACTAGGGCTATCTGGTCGTTCTCCCTGATTATACCATCATAGATAACCGCGTCTAATGTTGTCCCCAGTCCTTTTTCCTCTTTGACTTCTAGTACTGTGCCCTTGGCTGGTGCATTGGGTTCTATCTCTAACTGTTTTTTGAGGTATTGTTGTGCAAGGCCCATGAGCATTGTTAAGAGTTCTGGGATGCCTTCACCTGTCTTTGCACTTATGGGTATGATGCTTACTTGGCTTGTGAAGTCTGTTATCCTGTCGAAGCGTTCAGATGCGAAACCTTCCTCGTGGAGGCTGCCGACAAGCTCATATACTCTTGTTTCAAGCTTCTCTTGGACGTTGGCAGCTTGTAATGGGAATGTGTCCATGAATGGCATGTCCTCGTGGACTTGCCATCCGGGGATTTTGTCTATTTTGTTCGCCGCGACTATGAATGGTGTCTTGTACATTTTGAGGATGTTTAGAGCCTCATAGGTTTGGGGTTTGAAGCCTTCGTTGATGTCCACGATTAGTATGGCTAAGTCTGCTAGTGCTCCGCCCCTTCTCCTGAGGGTTGTGAATGCTTCATGGCCTGGTGTGTCAATGAAGAATAGGCCTGGTAATTTTTCTTTTATGGAGAATCTTTCAAGGAATTTGCCACATATCTCTTTTATTGTTTCTATTGGGATTTCCGTCGCCCCTATGTGTTGTGTTATGCCCCCGGCTTCTTTGGTGGCGATGGCGGTTCCCCTAATATGGTCTAGTAGGGTTGTTTTGCCATGGTCCACGTGGCCGAGGACTGATACTATGGGCGATCTTATTTTCATTTTGTTTAGTCTCCAGGTTCGTATATTATTTTTTCGTCTGGCATGGTATAATCGTAGATTTCATCTTCGTTGAAGAATAGTTTTATTTCCCTTTCGGCTGATTTGGGCGAATCTGATGCGTGTATT
Coding sequences within it:
- a CDS encoding acyltransferase, which translates into the protein MGEIVMPDIRSLLFGDREEEWIRKRETENIIIGYGYKKFSKPPIIGKNPLIRSNTVIYNDVTIGDNLRTGHNVLIREKTTIGDDVLIGTNTVIEGHSKIGDNVSIQSNVYLPKKSYIEDNVFIGPCACFTNDRYPVRVKYKLRGPIIRKGASIGANTTFLSNIEVGEGAIVAAGAVVTRNVPPWSLAIGAPAKIKALPPKLRVPNRI
- a CDS encoding YbhB/YbcL family Raf kinase inhibitor-like protein; protein product: MKIRSSAFNDGERIPKKYTCDGEDVSPPLTWEDVPGETVTLTIISDDPDAPSKTWTHWLIFNIPPELNGLPENVEKVGELENGIMQGFNDFGRIGYGGPCPPSGVHRYFFKLYALDTRLNLEPGTSKEELLKAMEGHIIEKAEMIGLYSRD
- a CDS encoding 4Fe-4S binding protein, with protein sequence MKVNDWCMYCGECAGVCPRNLIEVKETSIIFSKEECKDCRLCMQVCPIGALEPEE
- a CDS encoding DUF3096 domain-containing protein; the protein is MEAKTDPRVIGILAIIIGILMIIYPYLVGYLVGIFLIVYGILKFFE
- a CDS encoding 7-cyano-7-deazaguanine synthase; its protein translation is MESSYLKKMIEELREEIGHERVDVNIKEAIFNKRKDELIIIAPDRSDKSAIIGKGGWVAGRLKEALGVGRVHVEAYTDIILKKYRIKLSLDKIESLIKKGIFPDQLKVFRDLLQERLDKIPEFDLLEYKIEDLKGEAIVALSGGVDSSFSTIIAKNLGFEIKAVTVDPGSIILPRHVKENIKRLSKTLKIEHEYIKADFSDIIKEALEGKFHPCGRCSKRINDKILDYARDQNIKIVIFGDLLPTSSQAVNLGDDILRLNLPALLAASKQEVKRVVSQFNIRGYEVFGCPLLGEVHKKFPHLRRYSIQRILRETRAGILEPGEALTLILGLFKEL
- a CDS encoding NAD(P)/FAD-dependent oxidoreductase produces the protein MIKTDVLVIGAGPAGSTAAKHAALGGADVILVDKKSEIGAPKRCAEGVSMGGLESLGIKPNPQWITRKIEGVRLVSPNGTSVWLTSDTVELPEAGYILERKVFDKHMAMDAARAGSRIMIKTLARSLQQEDDGYIVNLETMGEEFQIKANIIIAADGPESRVARWAGLNTATKPKDMESAAQFEMVGVEMEDNHCIEFYFGGVAPGGYAWIFPKGDDIANVGLGVLSTKTSKSAYEHLLEFVEDCPATKNAQPVELNIGGDPVGGMPKKLVTDGLMVVGDAAGQVNPLTGGGIISGMTGGMLAGKVAAKAIEDDDTSKERLREYEKLCHESIGKEISKYLKVKDYMLSLSDEELDSIAEAFKDVEFEKISTTELVKKLVKVSPRALLKLGKLF
- a CDS encoding UbiA family prenyltransferase, with protein sequence MLKALLRSTRITWTAKNIHMYLLALTYAHKYNLVFSPLEFLLGLVIVSILWGGLYSLNDLTDIEVDKRDKLKFNRPFIREDIRPGMVVLFISALILFSLVLSNFLNPLFTIILLLMVLNQLLYTLPPLRLKETPIAPLNSTATNNILRLASASILLGGLSIIPISIYILMFIAGLGTYLMYKEKLKETTIVSIIFFLLLYYAYISHDISLSQILIVILPSFIATIPLYLSNITDREKMLTIADITYHRMLSVFYLACIIILLFLK
- a CDS encoding ATP-binding protein, producing the protein MDHKINVPSDNRIFVETQAYLKLKNVLEDLKYKKGNIIHVIGTPGTGKSANIYQAIDELGLKVYNVECDLKDLSATPQEVFETIIDNTKRSLNVKEKHEAYRRLSDFDAILFADKFHDSHFLKDGVHGFSEWTLKSKRTPYFYLLCIKEYLKYKEKFKNLNIIFQTAWRLKLGDRKYDIFTDIPILSRILAKILGMIFTVVRIEYTPKETIKIVKAHLDVEEERIKKYIEVYGCRPRYILDKLKG